In a single window of the Drosophila albomicans strain 15112-1751.03 chromosome 3, ASM965048v2, whole genome shotgun sequence genome:
- the LOC117567966 gene encoding ubiquitin-fold modifier-conjugating enzyme 1 translates to MVDDSTRKTLSSIPLLQIRAGPREKDVWVQRLKEEYQALIKYVENNKQSGSDWFRLESNKEGTKWFGKCWYMHNLLKYEFDVEFDIPVTYPTTAPEIALPELDGKTAKMYRGGKICLTDHFKPLWARNVPKFGIAHAMALGLAPWLAVEVPDLIEKGIITYKEKS, encoded by the exons atggTCGACGATAGCACCAGAAAAACACTGAGCAGCATACCACTGCTACAAATCCGTGCCGGGCCACGTGAGAAAGATGTTTGGGTGCAGCGCCTCAAAGAGGAATACCAAGCGCTCATTAAG tatGTGGAGAACAACAAGCAGTCGGGCAGCGATTGGTTCCGTCTCGAGTCCAACAAGGAGGGCACCAAATGGTTCGGCAAGTGCTGGTATATGCACAATCTCCTCAAATATGAATTCGATGTCGAATTCGACATTCCCGTTACGTATCCGACCACGGCACCGGAAATAGCGCTGCCCGAACTCGACGGCAAGACGGCCAAAATGTATCGCGGTGGCAAAATCTGCCTAACGGATCACTTTAAGCCGCTGTGGGCTCGTAATGTGCCCAAATTTGGCATTGCTCATGCCATGGCCTTAGGTCTGGCTCCTTGGTTGGCTGTCGAAGTGCCTGATTTAATCGAGAAGGGCATCATCACGTACAAGGAAAAGTCgtga
- the LOC117571981 gene encoding transcription factor grauzone, which yields MCYLCTQCTDDAIGNIQFGSTEAQILQMNEIIEKHFWLQTKDASGHVCGACWDQLFAFHNFYESVEQAHKQLAANVAKESENTTNTAALLLPRDVIKQETVPPESVAAAVKRRRGRPRKQLPPEEATCIDSSEFKAVLEQINLNEIKIEFPEADLSIADVLEEQDQDDEEEHTMSDYLQQSVGGESETLEVAVKPKPKTKTVRKTKTKKRRCAKKLKVIKQPKKLPSDSVHNMAKSKEFNDYIRDHYKVICPICNGAMEDFTELLVHTRKEHNQRGYALCCNRKFWKRGVLVDHLRRHQDPELFKCHICQRVMGHRRSLELHMRMHEIKQRGRLYQCEQCSKKFYSAVVCERHKLTHIPKEQWLVNCTSCSKTFPNEYLMQQHVKLVHLRKFDKICDVCGKSVRGREALVRHMEEHTGVPQKVIKCDLCESTLTTKYGLARHIKMMHTAENLQPIQCEYCLKVSPSLQAHQHHIKYTHNTARSHQCPMCEKAFKRPNELREHMTTHTGEVLYTCPHCPKTFNSNANMHAHRKKMHFKEWQEYHHQHQARHRNSDTIISVSVRKTTERTKEAAAEASVVVVGDIVALSSEC from the exons ATGTGTTATCTGTGCACACAGTGCACGGATGATGCCATTGGCAATATTCAGTTTGGTTCCACTGAAGCTCAAATTctgcaaatgaatgaaatcatCGAAAAGCACTTTTGGCTACAG ACTAAAGACGCCAGCGGACACGTGTGTGGCGCTTGCTGGGATCAATTGTTTGCCTTTCACAACTTCTATGAAAGCGTTGAGCAGGCACACAAGCAACTAGCCGCAAATGTCGCCAAAGAAAGtgaaaacacaacaaacacagctGCTCTTTTGCTGCCACGCGATGTTATTAAGCAAGAGACTGTTCCTCCAGAGAGTGTGGCGGCAGCTGTGAAGCGGCGACGTGGGCGTCCACGGAAGCAATTGCCGCCAGAAGAAGCAACATGTATTGACAGCAGCGAATTTAAAGCGGTTTTGGAGCAAATCAATctcaatgaaatcaaaattgagTTTCCCGAGGCGGACTTAAGCATAGCCGATGTGCTAGAGGAGCAAGATCAAGATGATGAGGAGGAGCACACCATGTCAGACTATCTGCAGCAGAGTGTGGGCGGCGAAAGCGAAACTCTGGAGGTGGCCGTCAAGCCCAaaccgaaaacgaaaacagtACGGAAGACAAAGACGAAGAAACGACGCTGTGCCAAGAAACTGAAGGTGATTAAACAACCGAAAAAGCTGCCTAGCGACAGTGTGCACAACATGGCCAAATCGAAAGAATTCAATGACTATATACGCGATCACTACAAAGTCATCTGTCCAATCTGCAATGGTGCCATGGAGGACTTCACTGAGCTCTTAGTTCACACACGCAAGGAGCACAATCAGCGTGGCTATGCGTTGTGCTGCAATCGCAAGTTCTGGAAGCGCGGCGTGCTTGTGGATCATCTGCGTCGGCATCAGGACCCCGAACTTTTCAAGTGTCACATTTGCCAGCGTGTGATGGGCCATCGACGCAGCCTGGAGCTGCACATGCGCATGCATGAGATCAAACAGCGTGGACGTCTCTATCAGTGCGAGCAATGCTCAAAGAAATTCTACAGCGCAGTGGTCTGCGAACGCCACAAGCTGACACACATTCCCAAGGAGCAGTGGCTGGTTAACTGCACCAGCTGCAGCAAGAC cTTCCCCAATGAATATCTGATGCAGCAGCATGTGAAGCTGGTGCATTTGCGCAAGTTTGACAAGATTTGCGATGTGTGCGGCAAGTCGGTACGAGGTCGTGAGGCTCTCGTACGTCACATGGAGGAGCACACGGGTGTGCCGCAAAAGGTCATCAAGTGTGATCTCTGCGAATCAACGCTGACCACCAAATATGGGCTGGCGCGGCATATAAAAATGATGCACACAGCGGAGAATCTCCAGCCCATACAATGCGAGTACTGCCTAAAAGTTTCGCCCAGTTTGCAGGCGCATCAGCATCACATCAAGTATACACACAACACGGCACGTTCGCATCAATGCCCCATGTGCGAGAAAGCCTTTAAGCGGCCCAATGAGTTGCGT gAGCATATGACGACGCATACAGGCGAAGTTCTGTATACCTGTCCGCACTGCCCAAAGACCTTCAATTCGAATGCCAACATGCATGCGCACCGCAAGAAGATGCACTTCAAAGAGTGGCAGGAgtatcatcatcagcatcaggcGCGACATCGTAACTCCGATACCATTATCTCGGTCAGCGTGCGCAAGACAACCGAGCGCACCAAGGAGGCAGCCGCTGAGGCGTCGGTTGTCGTTGTTGGCGACATTGTCGCTCTGTCGTCGGAGTGTTGA